A genomic region of Candidatus Binatia bacterium contains the following coding sequences:
- the hemQ gene encoding hydrogen peroxide-dependent heme synthase: MRDPNVPESLEGWWILHRIFGFDRRAWDALPEKRRDKYAGHAADLVDHLKGNDDGDVGLTQVVGHKGDLMLTHYARSFDGLAYAQTLVDKLELRDFLTPLGSYVSVLELGLYDATGKIHAELSQRELAPQSPEWIAAFDELIRKQAESQYIAPRLWAKIPARRYQCFYPMSKRRGEVQNWYILGFEARAKMMSEHGAVGRSYHGRVTQVISGSVGFDDFEWGVDLYADDPLVFKKLIYEMRFDEASARYGDFGTFWAGLQFSPRELRAFLDGDAIPQLDAAT, from the coding sequence ATGCGCGACCCCAACGTCCCCGAATCGCTTGAAGGATGGTGGATTCTCCACCGAATCTTCGGTTTCGATCGCCGTGCGTGGGACGCGCTGCCCGAGAAACGGCGCGATAAGTACGCCGGGCACGCCGCCGATCTCGTCGACCATCTCAAAGGCAACGACGACGGCGACGTCGGCCTGACGCAGGTCGTCGGCCACAAGGGCGATCTCATGCTCACGCACTACGCGCGCAGTTTCGACGGCTTGGCGTACGCGCAGACCTTGGTGGATAAGCTCGAGTTGCGCGATTTTCTCACGCCGCTCGGCTCCTACGTCTCGGTGCTCGAGCTCGGCCTCTACGATGCGACCGGCAAGATTCACGCGGAGTTGAGTCAGCGCGAGCTGGCACCGCAGTCGCCGGAGTGGATCGCCGCGTTCGACGAGCTGATCCGCAAGCAGGCCGAGAGCCAGTACATCGCGCCGCGCCTTTGGGCGAAGATTCCGGCCCGCCGCTATCAGTGCTTCTATCCGATGAGCAAGCGCCGCGGCGAAGTGCAGAACTGGTACATCCTCGGCTTCGAGGCGCGCGCGAAGATGATGAGCGAGCACGGCGCGGTCGGCCGTTCCTACCATGGCCGCGTGACGCAGGTGATCTCGGGCTCGGTCGGATTCGACGACTTCGAGTGGGGCGTGGATCTCTACGCCGACGATCCGCTCGTCTTCAAGAAGTTGATCTACGAGATGCGCTTCGACGAAGCGAGCGCGCGCTACGGAGATTTCGGAACATTTTGGGCGGGCCTGCAGTTCTCGCCCCGCGAACTGCGCGCGTTTCTCGACGGAGACGCGATTCCGCAGCTCGACGCCGCGACTTAG
- a CDS encoding dihydroorotate dehydrogenase produces the protein MSVSPSLATKIGGLELPYPTLMGSGCYGTGEEFAPFADLSKIGAIVLKSVTRLPRLGNPTPRIVHTPAGMLNAIGLQNPGLDWYLEHELHKYAKRPCKLVGSVAAFSVEDYAYVCERLAARPEIAAVELNVSCPNVASEGETFGCYPDLTAAVVRAARATTGKTLIVKLSPNVTDIATIAREAEAAGADALAVINTVRGMAIDVETWRPRLGNVTGGLSGAAIRPIAVLAVYEVAQAVKIPIVGQGGIENVTDALEFFLAGASAISIGTANFTDPRIPERIADELQAYLARRNLAGIDAIVGKANHGFATPHQYEGDEG, from the coding sequence GTGAGCGTCTCTCCCAGCCTGGCGACGAAGATCGGCGGCCTCGAGCTGCCCTACCCCACCCTGATGGGCAGCGGCTGCTACGGCACCGGTGAAGAGTTCGCTCCGTTCGCCGATCTCTCGAAGATCGGCGCCATCGTCCTCAAGAGCGTGACCCGCCTGCCGCGTCTGGGGAATCCGACGCCGCGCATCGTCCACACGCCCGCCGGCATGCTCAACGCGATCGGCCTGCAGAACCCCGGCCTCGATTGGTACCTCGAGCACGAGCTCCACAAGTATGCAAAGCGCCCCTGCAAGCTCGTGGGAAGCGTCGCCGCGTTCTCCGTCGAGGATTACGCGTACGTCTGCGAGCGGCTCGCTGCGCGCCCCGAGATCGCGGCCGTCGAGCTGAACGTCTCCTGTCCGAACGTCGCGAGCGAGGGCGAGACCTTCGGCTGCTATCCGGACTTGACCGCCGCGGTCGTGCGCGCGGCCCGGGCGACGACCGGCAAGACGCTGATCGTCAAACTCTCGCCGAACGTCACCGACATCGCGACCATCGCGCGTGAGGCCGAAGCCGCCGGCGCCGACGCGCTCGCGGTGATCAACACCGTGCGCGGCATGGCGATCGACGTCGAGACGTGGCGGCCGCGATTGGGCAACGTCACCGGCGGCCTCTCGGGCGCCGCGATACGGCCGATCGCGGTGCTCGCCGTCTACGAGGTCGCGCAGGCGGTGAAGATTCCGATCGTCGGTCAGGGAGGCATCGAGAACGTCACCGACGCACTCGAATTCTTCTTGGCAGGTGCGAGCGCGATCTCGATCGGAACGGCAAATTTCACCGATCCGCGCATTCCCGAGCGCATTGCGGACGAGCTGCAGGCGTATCTCGCTCGCCGCAACCTCGCGGGAATCGACGCGATTGTCGGTAAGGCAAACCACGGGTTCGCGACCCCGCATCAATACGAAGGAGACGAAGGTTGA
- a CDS encoding GNAT family N-acetyltransferase → MTIDVRAGERDEAAADRAFVTELGRRCAMSSVGLQRPAPEANVRAAFDRLCDLVESQSHVTLIARRDGERVGFLMLLDDLPDEVTLMPQGFVAYMAVEPDARREGIGSALLAAAEDEARRRGLPYMSLMVTEDNEAARRLYEGGGYQTERRLLCKTL, encoded by the coding sequence GTGACGATCGACGTGCGCGCCGGCGAGCGCGATGAGGCAGCGGCCGACCGCGCGTTCGTGACGGAGCTCGGGCGGCGCTGCGCGATGTCGAGCGTCGGTTTGCAGCGCCCCGCCCCCGAAGCAAACGTGCGCGCGGCCTTCGATCGCCTCTGCGACCTCGTGGAGAGTCAGTCCCACGTCACGTTGATCGCCCGCCGAGACGGCGAGCGGGTCGGCTTCCTGATGCTGCTCGACGACCTTCCCGACGAGGTTACGCTCATGCCGCAGGGGTTCGTCGCCTACATGGCCGTCGAGCCCGACGCGAGACGGGAGGGGATAGGCTCTGCCCTGCTGGCCGCGGCCGAGGATGAGGCCCGGCGGCGGGGTTTACCGTATATGTCACTCATGGTCACCGAAGATAACGAGGCCGCGCGCCGGCTCTACGAGGGCGGCGGCTACCAAACCGAACGCCGGCTCCTATGCAAAACGCTGTAG
- a CDS encoding DNA-processing protein DprA, which translates to MTEPAYETRERIAAARAGRGFEAAAPGLWCAGSLAGLALPCVAIVGTRAATPYGRRIAQDFAAGLGRAGCCILSGLALGIDAAAHEGALSAGAPTIGILGSGHRRLFPPRNRPLAERILAAGGAVLSPYPPDEEARPWQFLERNGIVAALADALLVVEAPARSGALNTASWAAGRIPVLAVPGDVDRRHVAGCLALIRDGATLARSAGDVLEALGTLTLLPAPAAGAPPSDPASAAVLDALDAGRCTFDEIVAASAIAAPAALAALTSLELDGVIEFRGAASYARVASR; encoded by the coding sequence GTGACCGAGCCGGCCTACGAGACCCGGGAGAGGATCGCCGCGGCGCGCGCCGGGCGAGGCTTCGAGGCCGCCGCGCCGGGCCTCTGGTGCGCCGGCTCCCTCGCCGGCCTCGCCCTCCCGTGCGTGGCGATCGTGGGGACCCGGGCGGCGACCCCGTACGGCCGCCGGATCGCGCAGGACTTTGCCGCGGGCCTCGGGCGGGCCGGCTGCTGCATCCTCTCGGGCCTGGCGCTCGGAATCGACGCCGCGGCGCACGAGGGCGCGCTGAGCGCCGGGGCGCCGACGATCGGCATCCTCGGGAGCGGGCATCGGCGCCTCTTTCCACCCCGCAACCGCCCATTGGCCGAGCGCATCCTCGCGGCCGGCGGGGCCGTGCTCTCGCCCTACCCGCCCGACGAAGAGGCCCGCCCGTGGCAGTTCCTCGAGCGTAACGGCATCGTCGCGGCGCTCGCCGACGCGCTGCTCGTCGTCGAGGCCCCGGCGCGCAGCGGCGCCCTGAACACCGCGAGTTGGGCCGCCGGCCGGATTCCCGTCCTCGCCGTTCCCGGCGACGTCGACCGCCGGCACGTCGCCGGCTGCCTCGCTCTCATCCGCGACGGCGCGACGCTGGCGCGGTCGGCAGGCGACGTGCTCGAGGCGTTGGGGACGCTCACGCTGCTTCCGGCGCCCGCGGCCGGCGCGCCGCCGAGCGATCCCGCCTCCGCTGCGGTGCTCGACGCACTCGATGCGGGGCGCTGCACGTTCGACGAGATCGTTGCGGCGAGCGCCATCGCTGCGCCCGCCGCGCTCGCCGCGCTGACGTCGCTCGAACTCGACGGCGTCATCGAGTTCCGCGGTGCGGCGAGTTACGCGCGGGTCGCGAGTAGATAA
- the nrdR gene encoding transcriptional regulator NrdR, translating into MPWGSDLPLTCPTCRKSETRVVDSRDDETVVRRRRECLDPRCKHRFTTYERMEVPRLFVVKKDGRREQFSRDKILAGLRKACEKRPISEAKMEAVAADLERELFARGESEVQSALVGEKLMEALRALDPVAYIRFASVYRSFRDIESFREELAQL; encoded by the coding sequence ATGCCGTGGGGGAGTGATTTACCGCTGACTTGCCCGACTTGTCGAAAGAGCGAGACTCGCGTCGTCGACTCGCGCGACGACGAGACCGTCGTTCGCCGTCGGCGCGAATGTTTGGACCCGCGCTGCAAGCATCGCTTCACGACCTACGAACGGATGGAAGTGCCGCGCCTCTTCGTCGTCAAGAAGGACGGGCGCCGCGAGCAATTCAGCCGCGATAAGATCCTCGCCGGGCTGCGTAAGGCGTGCGAGAAGCGCCCGATTTCCGAGGCCAAGATGGAGGCCGTCGCCGCCGACCTCGAGCGCGAACTCTTCGCGCGCGGCGAGAGCGAAGTCCAGTCGGCGTTGGTGGGAGAGAAGTTGATGGAGGCGCTGCGCGCGCTCGATCCGGTCGCCTACATTCGCTTTGCCAGCGTCTACCGTTCGTTCCGGGATATCGAAAGCTTCCGAGAAGAGCTGGCACAGCTTTAG
- the pyrE gene encoding orotate phosphoribosyltransferase — protein sequence MSAELDLSTTLAERGALLQGHFRLSSGRHSDRFVQKFRILEDPVLLEPVAAAIADRFRSLEPTVVVGAAVGGILLAYEVARRLGTKSIFVEKENGVAVFRRGFALSPHDRALIVEDVVTTGLSLRETIDAVRGRGAQIVGVGVIVLRQPLNLDSGIPVHALVDLPIVSYDADECPQCRAGEPLADLGSRRL from the coding sequence ATGAGCGCCGAGCTCGACCTGAGCACGACGCTCGCCGAGCGCGGCGCGCTGCTCCAGGGACACTTCCGTTTGAGCTCGGGGCGCCACAGCGACCGCTTCGTGCAGAAGTTTCGCATCCTCGAGGATCCGGTGCTGCTCGAACCCGTCGCGGCCGCGATTGCGGATCGCTTTCGCTCGCTCGAGCCGACGGTCGTCGTCGGAGCGGCGGTCGGCGGCATCTTGCTCGCGTACGAAGTCGCGCGCCGGCTCGGAACGAAGTCGATCTTCGTCGAGAAAGAGAACGGCGTCGCGGTCTTTCGGCGCGGTTTCGCGCTTTCGCCGCACGATCGCGCGCTCATCGTCGAAGACGTCGTGACGACCGGACTCTCGCTGCGCGAGACGATCGATGCCGTCCGCGGCCGCGGCGCGCAAATCGTCGGCGTCGGCGTGATCGTATTGCGGCAGCCGCTGAATCTCGACTCCGGAATTCCGGTGCACGCGCTCGTCGATCTGCCGATCGTCTCCTACGATGCGGACGAGTGTCCGCAGTGCCGCGCGGGAGAGCCGCTCGCCGACCTCGGATCGCGGCGCCTGTGA
- a CDS encoding AI-2E family transporter: MQNAVGGDLARRISATVAAIVVVALAVWFARHIPRTIAVFVIAAFIAFGVRPLAARLERRMPKWLAIAIVFSAMLLVVALFLVIVVPLAIDQTQLLAQNIPTFAAMAQNWLIGVETSLDQHFPTLKLPTSDFNVGKISGTQLSTVVSATVASLGAIAVNVSTGFFIAFSAIILSFFFLLYDTQLAETFASAFPPSRRDTARKLSAEVTDLFSNYISGQVIVSAITGAVIAIGTAIIGFKFSLIIGIISGVAYAIPIVGMLVAELVAVPMSAPQGLWMVVWVQVIMFGMARISDNVLVPKIMGQSVGVSPIGAMFAVFAGGELFGIPGLILGIPVAALIKILWRYFGAPWIASRQSNTP; encoded by the coding sequence ATGCAAAACGCTGTAGGCGGCGACCTGGCGCGGCGGATCTCTGCCACCGTCGCCGCGATCGTGGTCGTGGCGCTCGCCGTCTGGTTCGCGCGTCACATCCCGCGGACGATCGCGGTCTTCGTGATCGCGGCCTTCATCGCGTTCGGCGTACGGCCGCTGGCGGCGCGGCTCGAACGGCGGATGCCCAAGTGGCTCGCGATCGCGATCGTCTTCTCCGCGATGCTGCTCGTCGTCGCGCTCTTCCTCGTCATCGTCGTGCCGCTCGCGATCGACCAGACGCAACTGCTCGCCCAGAACATCCCGACGTTTGCGGCGATGGCGCAGAACTGGCTGATCGGCGTGGAGACTTCGCTCGACCAGCACTTCCCGACGCTGAAGTTGCCGACCTCGGATTTCAACGTCGGCAAGATCAGCGGCACGCAACTCTCGACGGTGGTCAGCGCGACCGTCGCCTCGCTCGGAGCGATCGCGGTCAACGTCTCGACCGGCTTCTTCATCGCTTTCTCGGCGATCATTCTCTCGTTCTTCTTCCTGCTCTACGATACGCAGCTCGCCGAGACGTTCGCGTCGGCCTTTCCGCCGTCGCGCCGGGACACGGCCCGCAAGCTCTCCGCCGAAGTGACCGATCTCTTCAGCAACTACATCTCGGGGCAGGTGATCGTCAGCGCGATCACCGGGGCGGTGATCGCGATCGGCACGGCGATCATCGGCTTCAAGTTCTCGCTCATCATCGGCATCATCTCGGGCGTCGCCTACGCGATCCCGATCGTCGGCATGCTCGTCGCCGAGCTCGTTGCCGTCCCGATGAGCGCGCCGCAGGGGCTGTGGATGGTCGTCTGGGTGCAGGTGATCATGTTCGGCATGGCGCGCATCAGCGACAACGTGCTCGTTCCAAAGATCATGGGGCAATCGGTCGGCGTCTCGCCGATCGGCGCGATGTTCGCGGTCTTCGCGGGCGGAGAGCTCTTCGGCATTCCCGGATTGATCCTCGGGATTCCGGTCGCGGCGCTCATCAAGATACTCTGGCGCTACTTCGGCGCCCCCTGGATCGCGTCGCGCCAAAGCAACACGCCGTAA
- the dut gene encoding dUTP diphosphatase — protein MMESVRVAIRRLPHGEGLPLPDYMSERAAGADLCAAVREQLTLLPGARALVPTGFSIALPSGYEAQVRPRSGLAARNGVTCLNSPGTIDADYRGEIAVLLANLGAEPFVIRRGDRIAQMIVAPVERAAFDLVEELPPTARGDGGFGSTGGSA, from the coding sequence CTGATGGAGAGCGTGCGCGTTGCGATCCGACGCCTGCCGCACGGTGAAGGATTGCCGCTTCCCGATTACATGAGCGAACGCGCCGCCGGCGCGGATCTCTGCGCGGCGGTGCGCGAACAGTTGACGCTCTTACCCGGCGCGCGCGCGCTCGTGCCGACGGGCTTCTCGATCGCGCTTCCGTCCGGTTACGAAGCGCAGGTGCGCCCGAGAAGCGGGCTCGCCGCCCGCAACGGCGTTACGTGTCTCAACTCGCCCGGCACGATCGACGCCGATTACCGCGGCGAGATCGCGGTCTTGCTCGCGAACCTCGGAGCGGAGCCCTTTGTCATTCGGCGAGGCGATCGCATCGCGCAGATGATCGTCGCGCCCGTCGAACGAGCGGCCTTCGACCTCGTCGAGGAACTGCCGCCGACCGCTCGCGGCGACGGCGGTTTTGGTTCGACGGGCGGCTCCGCGTGA
- the pyrF gene encoding orotidine-5'-phosphate decarboxylase, which translates to MAQLIVALDVPSAEAAEALVDRLYELDVILKIGLEALCGYPQRILTYCEARDVRVFVDAKLHDIPRTVGAAMAQLVRPNVHLVNVHALGGLEMMRAAVDAAQERAAELGIEAPHVFAVTLLTSIAPEDLNELGLQGGPGENAIRLAALARDAGCSGVVCSAREVRDLKRFFGEDFLTLTPGIRPTGSAHGDQKRVTTPAEAVAAGADYIVVGRPIVEAEDPVAAARAMLEEISVRA; encoded by the coding sequence ATGGCCCAGCTGATCGTCGCCCTCGACGTGCCGAGCGCCGAGGCGGCCGAGGCGCTCGTGGACCGACTCTACGAGCTCGACGTCATCCTGAAAATCGGCCTCGAGGCCCTCTGCGGTTATCCGCAGCGGATTCTCACGTATTGCGAGGCGCGCGACGTGCGCGTCTTCGTGGACGCGAAACTGCACGACATCCCGCGCACCGTCGGCGCCGCGATGGCGCAGCTCGTCCGGCCGAACGTGCACCTCGTGAACGTCCACGCGCTCGGCGGGCTCGAGATGATGCGCGCGGCGGTCGACGCCGCGCAGGAACGCGCGGCCGAGCTCGGCATCGAGGCGCCGCACGTCTTCGCGGTGACGCTCCTCACGAGCATCGCGCCCGAGGATCTCAACGAGTTGGGCCTGCAGGGAGGGCCGGGCGAGAACGCGATTCGTTTGGCTGCGCTCGCGCGCGATGCGGGCTGTTCGGGCGTCGTCTGCAGCGCTCGCGAGGTGCGCGACCTCAAGCGCTTCTTCGGCGAGGATTTTCTCACGCTCACGCCCGGCATTCGCCCGACGGGCAGCGCTCACGGCGATCAGAAGCGCGTGACGACGCCCGCCGAGGCCGTCGCGGCCGGAGCCGATTACATCGTCGTCGGGCGTCCGATCGTCGAAGCGGAGGATCCGGTCGCCGCCGCCCGCGCGATGCTCGAGGAGATCTCCGTACGCGCATGA
- the argS gene encoding arginine--tRNA ligase, producing the protein MSQRATGAAPIDDALHAFASAASDAAAAKYGVPAPAVAFEAPRRPEFGDFATNVAFTLAKTARRSPQDVAADLAGDLRTRAPELERLFSSIEPVAGFINLRMAPPVWHAIAARILAEGDRYGEAPSKNERISLEFGSANPTGPLVVVQGRSMSIGATLANAMRFCGYDVFVEWIINDAGGQLDALGRSIYARYRQLFDAGYALPEDGYPGEYLIPIARQIRERDGERWIAAAEGDWLPYFSKFGRDELVAQQQRTARRFGVTYDRWQSERELHETGKVREGIEHLRELGLTYEHDGALFFRATQFGDDKDRVLLRSDGRPTYFCMDVAYHYQKLKSNDRAVDILGPDHHGYIGRLKGIASALGYPGRLEVAIAQQVALMRGSEQISMSKRAGEIVTLDEILDEVGIDAARFFFVMLAPESPLTFDLKLAVEKESENPVYYVQYGHARIASVLRRALADDVAAAPTASLAPLADASELALMRRLSEFPNVVAGVVEHLAPHRLARYARDVAADFHQFYTECKILTDERELRLARLALCIAAKTVLARALALAGVGAPDSM; encoded by the coding sequence ATGAGTCAACGCGCGACCGGCGCGGCGCCGATCGACGACGCGCTCCACGCCTTTGCCTCCGCAGCGAGCGATGCCGCCGCGGCAAAGTACGGCGTGCCCGCGCCGGCGGTCGCGTTCGAGGCGCCCCGCCGACCCGAGTTCGGGGACTTCGCGACAAACGTCGCGTTCACGCTGGCGAAGACGGCGCGGCGATCGCCGCAAGACGTCGCCGCCGATCTCGCCGGCGATCTCCGCACGCGCGCGCCCGAGTTGGAACGGTTATTTAGCAGCATCGAGCCCGTCGCCGGATTCATCAACCTCCGGATGGCGCCGCCGGTCTGGCACGCGATCGCCGCGCGAATCCTCGCCGAAGGCGATCGTTACGGCGAAGCGCCGAGCAAGAACGAGCGCATCTCGCTGGAGTTCGGAAGCGCCAATCCCACCGGTCCGCTCGTCGTCGTGCAGGGACGCTCGATGTCGATCGGGGCGACGCTGGCGAACGCGATGCGTTTCTGCGGCTACGACGTCTTCGTCGAGTGGATCATCAACGACGCCGGCGGTCAGCTCGACGCGCTCGGCCGTTCGATCTACGCGCGCTACCGCCAGCTCTTCGACGCCGGGTACGCGCTGCCCGAAGACGGCTATCCCGGCGAGTATCTGATCCCGATCGCGCGGCAGATTCGCGAGCGGGACGGCGAACGCTGGATCGCGGCGGCGGAAGGCGATTGGCTGCCGTACTTCTCGAAGTTCGGGCGCGACGAACTCGTCGCGCAGCAGCAACGGACCGCGCGGCGCTTCGGCGTGACCTACGATCGCTGGCAGAGCGAGCGCGAGCTGCACGAGACCGGCAAGGTGCGCGAGGGAATCGAGCATCTCCGCGAACTCGGCCTGACCTACGAGCACGACGGAGCGCTCTTCTTCCGCGCGACGCAGTTCGGCGACGACAAAGACCGCGTGCTGCTGCGCAGCGACGGGCGACCGACCTATTTTTGCATGGACGTCGCATACCACTATCAGAAACTGAAGAGCAACGACCGCGCCGTCGACATCCTCGGCCCCGACCATCACGGCTATATCGGCCGCCTCAAGGGCATTGCGTCGGCGCTCGGCTATCCCGGGCGTCTCGAGGTCGCGATCGCGCAGCAGGTCGCGCTGATGCGCGGCAGCGAGCAGATCTCGATGAGCAAACGCGCCGGCGAGATCGTGACGCTCGACGAGATCCTCGACGAGGTCGGCATCGATGCGGCACGCTTCTTCTTCGTCATGCTCGCGCCGGAATCGCCGCTGACCTTCGATCTCAAACTCGCGGTCGAGAAAGAGAGCGAGAATCCCGTCTACTACGTGCAGTACGGGCACGCGCGGATCGCCTCGGTCCTGCGGCGCGCGCTCGCCGACGACGTCGCTGCCGCTCCGACCGCGTCGCTCGCGCCGCTCGCGGACGCGTCGGAGCTGGCGCTGATGCGCCGGCTCTCGGAGTTCCCGAACGTCGTCGCCGGCGTCGTCGAACATCTCGCGCCGCACCGCCTCGCCCGCTACGCTCGCGACGTCGCCGCGGATTTCCACCAGTTTTACACGGAGTGTAAGATCCTCACGGACGAACGCGAGCTGCGGCTCGCGCGCCTCGCGCTCTGCATCGCCGCGAAAACCGTCCTGGCCCGCGCGCTCGCGCTCGCGGGCGTCGGCGCACCCGACTCGATGTAG
- a CDS encoding DUF5679 domain-containing protein yields the protein MAAEAYCVKCKAKREIKDAVQITMKNGRPAVEGKCPVCGTKMFKIGAA from the coding sequence TTGGCAGCAGAAGCGTATTGCGTCAAGTGCAAGGCCAAGCGCGAGATCAAAGACGCGGTCCAGATCACGATGAAAAACGGCAGGCCGGCAGTGGAAGGCAAGTGCCCGGTCTGCGGCACCAAGATGTTTAAGATCGGCGCAGCCTAA
- a CDS encoding ketopantoate reductase C-terminal domain-containing protein: MNVYIVGKGAVGTYLGDLLRGIGVDVAYAPRALGDVSPYDADVAIVATKAYDTGGAIETLRKAIRFPEKCVFVSPQNGVGNEERLAAAFGAENVVAAALTTPVDRDRDGNARPAKEGGLALAPVGSNAYNWLSATFAGTGLAVKVVEDWRALKWSKLALNVVANASCAILNVLPNRFVHFEKIFTLEIRMIREVRAVMQALHVEPIDLPRYPVRALFRVAALPSALSRTLLAHSIAGARGTKPPSLLLDLRRANPQTEVAVLNGAVAAAGLELRVPTPVNAVYARVLNDIAHTPPLWAKYREHPDRLEAEVIAEVKRARALSRK; encoded by the coding sequence GTGAACGTCTACATCGTCGGCAAGGGCGCCGTCGGGACGTATCTCGGCGATCTGCTGCGCGGCATCGGCGTGGACGTCGCGTACGCGCCGCGCGCGCTCGGCGACGTGAGTCCCTACGATGCGGACGTCGCGATCGTCGCGACGAAGGCGTACGACACCGGGGGCGCGATCGAGACGCTGCGCAAGGCGATCCGCTTTCCCGAGAAGTGCGTCTTCGTCTCGCCGCAGAACGGCGTCGGCAACGAGGAACGCCTGGCGGCGGCCTTCGGCGCCGAGAACGTCGTCGCCGCGGCGCTCACGACGCCCGTGGATCGCGACCGCGACGGCAACGCGCGTCCCGCGAAAGAGGGCGGCCTCGCGCTCGCGCCGGTCGGGTCGAACGCATACAACTGGCTGAGCGCCACCTTCGCGGGAACGGGTTTGGCGGTGAAGGTCGTCGAGGATTGGCGCGCGCTCAAGTGGAGCAAGCTCGCGCTCAACGTCGTCGCCAACGCGAGCTGCGCCATCCTCAACGTGCTGCCGAACCGGTTCGTGCACTTCGAGAAGATCTTCACGCTCGAGATTCGGATGATCCGCGAGGTGCGCGCGGTGATGCAGGCGCTGCACGTCGAGCCGATCGATCTGCCACGCTATCCGGTGCGCGCGCTCTTCCGCGTCGCCGCGCTGCCGAGCGCCCTCTCCCGCACGCTCTTGGCGCACTCGATCGCCGGCGCGCGCGGGACGAAGCCGCCGTCGCTGCTGCTCGACCTGCGTCGAGCCAACCCGCAGACCGAGGTCGCCGTGCTCAACGGCGCGGTCGCGGCCGCGGGTCTCGAGCTGCGCGTTCCCACCCCCGTCAACGCCGTCTACGCGCGCGTCCTCAACGACATCGCGCACACCCCGCCGCTCTGGGCGAAATATCGCGAGCATCCCGACAGGCTGGAGGCCGAAGTCATCGCCGAGGTGAAGCGCGCCAGAGCACTATCCCGCAAATGA